One window of Ziziphus jujuba cultivar Dongzao chromosome 5, ASM3175591v1 genomic DNA carries:
- the LOC107411143 gene encoding protein ALTERED SEED GERMINATION 2 isoform X3: protein MESSLAFHDGNIYDFLQSRYLDVRPDVNSSLHMHSSLVRRLSQEKELEGHQGCVNAIAWNSTGTLMISGSDDTRINIWSYSGRSLLHSIETGHCANIFCTKFIPETSDELVVSGAGDAEVRLFNLSRLNGRGEEDNAITPSAMYQCHTRRVKKLAVEIGNPNMVWSASEDGTLRQHDFREGTSCPPAGSSHQECRNVLLDLRSGAKRSLADPPRQTLALKSCDISTTRPHLLLVGGSDAFARLYDRRMLPPLTSSQKRMSPPPCVNYFCPMHLSDRGRSSLHLTHVAFSPDGDEVLLSYSGEHVYLMDVNCAGGSAMHYTSGDVSQLMSFSPVLGGAELHKPTSDVFPKYLSKRRNAARLDKCRKLVQLAQRSLEEGTNYYYGIELCNEVLDGYGHDIGLALKHECLCTRAGLLLKRKWKNDANMAVRDCYNARRIDSSSFRAHNYMSEALSQLGKHKEALDFARAAQCLAPSSSEVAERVESIKKDLAEERNNKGNDGAPRSEPRGGRVLSLSDILYRAEANSDASQDGPRSEREDSDYDEELELDFETSISGDEDHDAEPNVLHGSLNLRIHRKSDSARENGGANGLCGSPSSSSHNERHQPEAVIDMKQRYLGHCNVGTDIKQASFLGQRGEYVASGSDDGRWFIWEKRTGRLIKMLHGDEAVVNCVQCHPSDCVVATSGIDNTIKIWTPSASVPSIVAGGAAGPETSDFLVAMEGNQRRLCRNREAILCRPFEILERFRMHEFTEGSLRPFECAQS from the exons ATGGAGTCTTCTCTGGCTTTTCACGACGGCAATATCTACGATTTTCTTCAGTCTCGGTACCTCGACGTTCGACCT GATGTTAATTCCAGTTTGCATATGCATTCATCATTGGTACGGAGACTTTCTCAAGAAAAAGAATTAGAG GGGCACCAAGGTTGTGTTAATGCAATTGCTTGGAATTCCACAGGAACACTTATGATATCTGGATCAGATGACACACGG ATTAATATTTGGAGCTACTCTGGCAGAAGCCTTCTGCATTCTATAGAGACTGGGCATTGTGCAAACATATTTTGCACAAAATTCATACCAGAAACTTCTGATGAGCTTGTAGTCTCTGGAGCTGGAGATGCAGAA GTTCGGCTGTTTAATTTATCTCGTTTAAATGGGAGAGGAGAGGAGGACAATGCTATTACTCCATCAGCTATGTATCAATGTCACACTAGAAGAGTAAAAAAATTAGCT GTTGAAATTGGAAACCCTAATATGGTATGGAGTGCAAGTGAAGATGGCACTTTGAGGCAGCATGACTTTCGAGAGGGCACTTCTTGTCCTCCTGCTGGATCTTCCCACCAAGAATGTCGCAATGTTTTG CTTGACTTGCGGAGTGGAGCAAAGAGGTCACTAGCTGATCCTCCCAGACAAACCCTTGCTTTAAAATCTTGTGATATCAGTACTACTAGACCTCACTTGCTCCTTGTTGGTGGGAG TGATGCGTTTGCACGTTTATATGATAGAAGGATGCTGCCACCATTGACATCCAGTCAGAAAAGGATGTCACCTCCTCCCTGTGTTAACTATTTTTGTCCAATGCATCTTTCTGACCGT GGACGCTCAAGCTTACATCTAACTCATGTTGCATTTAGTCCAGACGGGGATGAGGTCCTCCTAAGTTATAGTGGGGAGCATGTCTATTTGATGGATGTAAATTGTG CTGGTGGGAGTGCTATGCATTATACTTCAGGAGATGTTTCCCAGCTTATGAGCTTCTCTCCTGTACTCGGTGGAGCAGAACTACATAAACCAACGTCCGATGTCTTCCCAAAGTATCTTTCTAAAAGGAGAAATGCTGCTAGa CTTGACAAGTGCAGAAAACTAGTTCAACTAGCTCAAAGATCCTTAGAGGAGGggacaaattattattatggtaTTGAACTCTGCAATGAAGTTTTGGATGGTTATGGTCATGATATTGGGCTTGCGCTGAAGCATGAATGTCTCTGCACTCGTGCTGGATTATTGCTCAAG CGGAAGTGGAAAAATGATGCTAACATGGCTGTTAGAGACTGCTATAATGCTCGAAGAATTGATAGCTCATCTTTTAGGGCACATAACTACATGTCTGAAGCTTTATCACAG TTGGGCAAACATAAAGAAGCACTCGATTTTGCCCGTGCTGCTCAGTGTTTGGCCCCCTCCAGTTCTGAAGTAGCAGAAAGAGTGGAGAGTATAAAGAAAGATCTTGCTGAAG aaagaaataataaggGAAATGATGGAGCACCTAGGTCTGAACCTCGAGGGGGAAGAGTTCTATCATTGAGTGACATACTTTACCGAGCTGAGGCCAATAGTGATGCTTCGCAAGATGGTCCTAGATCTGAAAGAGAAGATTCTGATTACGATGAggaattggagttggattttgAAACGTCAATCTCGGGTGATGAAGATCATGATGCTGAACCCAACGTTTTGCATGGAAGTTTAAATCTGAGAATTCATAGAAAAAGTGATTCAGCTAGAGAAAATGGAGGGGCAAATGGCTTGTGTGGATCACCTTCATCGTCATCTCATAATGAAAGACATCAG CCTGAGGCAGTTATTGACATGAAACAAAGATATCTTGGCCACTGTAATGTTGGAACTGACATAAAGCAAGCTAGTTTTCTTGGTCAAAGAG GTGAATATGTTGCGAGTGGAAGTGATGATGGAAGATGGTTTATCTGGGAAAAGCGAACTGGTAGATTGATAAAAATGCTTCATGGAGATGAAGCTG TTGTCAACTGTGTGCAGTGCCATCCTTCTGATTGTGTTGTGGCAACCAGTGGGATTGATAACACAATAAAG ATTTGGACTCCAAGTGCTTCTGTTCCATCTATTGTAGCTGGTGGAGCAGCAGGACCAGAAACTTCGGACTTTCTGGTTGCCATGGAAGGCAACCAACGCAGATTATGCCGCAATCGTGAAGCTATCCT GTGCAGGCCCTTTGAAATTCTGGAGCGGTTTCGGATGCATGAGTTCACTGAAGGAAGCTTGCGTCCTTTTGAGTGTGCTCAGAGCTAA
- the LOC107411143 gene encoding protein ALTERED SEED GERMINATION 2 isoform X1: MESSLAFHDGNIYDFLQSRYLDVRPDVNSSLHMHSSLVRRLSQEKELEGHQGCVNAIAWNSTGTLMISGSDDTRINIWSYSGRSLLHSIETGHCANIFCTKFIPETSDELVVSGAGDAEVRLFNLSRLNGRGEEDNAITPSAMYQCHTRRVKKLAVEIGNPNMVWSASEDGTLRQHDFREGTSCPPAGSSHQECRNVLLDLRSGAKRSLADPPRQTLALKSCDISTTRPHLLLVGGSDAFARLYDRRMLPPLTSSQKRMSPPPCVNYFCPMHLSDRGRSSLHLTHVAFSPDGDEVLLSYSGEHVYLMDVNCAGGSAMHYTSGDVSQLMSFSPVLGGAELHKPTSDVFPKYLSKRRNAARLDKCRKLVQLAQRSLEEGTNYYYGIELCNEVLDGYGHDIGLALKHECLCTRAGLLLKRKWKNDANMAVRDCYNARRIDSSSFRAHNYMSEALSQLGKHKEALDFARAAQCLAPSSSEVAERVESIKKDLAEAEAERNNKGNDGAPRSEPRGGRVLSLSDILYRAEANSDASQDGPRSEREDSDYDEELELDFETSISGDEDHDAEPNVLHGSLNLRIHRKSDSARENGGANGLCGSPSSSSHNERHQPEAVIDMKQRYLGHCNVGTDIKQASFLGQRGEYVASGSDDGRWFIWEKRTGRLIKMLHGDEAVVNCVQCHPSDCVVATSGIDNTIKIWTPSASVPSIVAGGAAGPETSDFLVAMEGNQRRLCRNREAILCRPFEILERFRMHEFTEGSLRPFECAQS; the protein is encoded by the exons ATGGAGTCTTCTCTGGCTTTTCACGACGGCAATATCTACGATTTTCTTCAGTCTCGGTACCTCGACGTTCGACCT GATGTTAATTCCAGTTTGCATATGCATTCATCATTGGTACGGAGACTTTCTCAAGAAAAAGAATTAGAG GGGCACCAAGGTTGTGTTAATGCAATTGCTTGGAATTCCACAGGAACACTTATGATATCTGGATCAGATGACACACGG ATTAATATTTGGAGCTACTCTGGCAGAAGCCTTCTGCATTCTATAGAGACTGGGCATTGTGCAAACATATTTTGCACAAAATTCATACCAGAAACTTCTGATGAGCTTGTAGTCTCTGGAGCTGGAGATGCAGAA GTTCGGCTGTTTAATTTATCTCGTTTAAATGGGAGAGGAGAGGAGGACAATGCTATTACTCCATCAGCTATGTATCAATGTCACACTAGAAGAGTAAAAAAATTAGCT GTTGAAATTGGAAACCCTAATATGGTATGGAGTGCAAGTGAAGATGGCACTTTGAGGCAGCATGACTTTCGAGAGGGCACTTCTTGTCCTCCTGCTGGATCTTCCCACCAAGAATGTCGCAATGTTTTG CTTGACTTGCGGAGTGGAGCAAAGAGGTCACTAGCTGATCCTCCCAGACAAACCCTTGCTTTAAAATCTTGTGATATCAGTACTACTAGACCTCACTTGCTCCTTGTTGGTGGGAG TGATGCGTTTGCACGTTTATATGATAGAAGGATGCTGCCACCATTGACATCCAGTCAGAAAAGGATGTCACCTCCTCCCTGTGTTAACTATTTTTGTCCAATGCATCTTTCTGACCGT GGACGCTCAAGCTTACATCTAACTCATGTTGCATTTAGTCCAGACGGGGATGAGGTCCTCCTAAGTTATAGTGGGGAGCATGTCTATTTGATGGATGTAAATTGTG CTGGTGGGAGTGCTATGCATTATACTTCAGGAGATGTTTCCCAGCTTATGAGCTTCTCTCCTGTACTCGGTGGAGCAGAACTACATAAACCAACGTCCGATGTCTTCCCAAAGTATCTTTCTAAAAGGAGAAATGCTGCTAGa CTTGACAAGTGCAGAAAACTAGTTCAACTAGCTCAAAGATCCTTAGAGGAGGggacaaattattattatggtaTTGAACTCTGCAATGAAGTTTTGGATGGTTATGGTCATGATATTGGGCTTGCGCTGAAGCATGAATGTCTCTGCACTCGTGCTGGATTATTGCTCAAG CGGAAGTGGAAAAATGATGCTAACATGGCTGTTAGAGACTGCTATAATGCTCGAAGAATTGATAGCTCATCTTTTAGGGCACATAACTACATGTCTGAAGCTTTATCACAG TTGGGCAAACATAAAGAAGCACTCGATTTTGCCCGTGCTGCTCAGTGTTTGGCCCCCTCCAGTTCTGAAGTAGCAGAAAGAGTGGAGAGTATAAAGAAAGATCTTGCTGAAG CTGAAgcagaaagaaataataaggGAAATGATGGAGCACCTAGGTCTGAACCTCGAGGGGGAAGAGTTCTATCATTGAGTGACATACTTTACCGAGCTGAGGCCAATAGTGATGCTTCGCAAGATGGTCCTAGATCTGAAAGAGAAGATTCTGATTACGATGAggaattggagttggattttgAAACGTCAATCTCGGGTGATGAAGATCATGATGCTGAACCCAACGTTTTGCATGGAAGTTTAAATCTGAGAATTCATAGAAAAAGTGATTCAGCTAGAGAAAATGGAGGGGCAAATGGCTTGTGTGGATCACCTTCATCGTCATCTCATAATGAAAGACATCAG CCTGAGGCAGTTATTGACATGAAACAAAGATATCTTGGCCACTGTAATGTTGGAACTGACATAAAGCAAGCTAGTTTTCTTGGTCAAAGAG GTGAATATGTTGCGAGTGGAAGTGATGATGGAAGATGGTTTATCTGGGAAAAGCGAACTGGTAGATTGATAAAAATGCTTCATGGAGATGAAGCTG TTGTCAACTGTGTGCAGTGCCATCCTTCTGATTGTGTTGTGGCAACCAGTGGGATTGATAACACAATAAAG ATTTGGACTCCAAGTGCTTCTGTTCCATCTATTGTAGCTGGTGGAGCAGCAGGACCAGAAACTTCGGACTTTCTGGTTGCCATGGAAGGCAACCAACGCAGATTATGCCGCAATCGTGAAGCTATCCT GTGCAGGCCCTTTGAAATTCTGGAGCGGTTTCGGATGCATGAGTTCACTGAAGGAAGCTTGCGTCCTTTTGAGTGTGCTCAGAGCTAA
- the LOC107411143 gene encoding protein ALTERED SEED GERMINATION 2 isoform X2 codes for MESSLAFHDGNIYDFLQSRYLDVRPDVNSSLHMHSSLVRRLSQEKELEGHQGCVNAIAWNSTGTLMISGSDDTRINIWSYSGRSLLHSIETGHCANIFCTKFIPETSDELVVSGAGDAEVRLFNLSRLNGRGEEDNAITPSAMYQCHTRRVKKLAVEIGNPNMVWSASEDGTLRQHDFREGTSCPPAGSSHQECRNVLLDLRSGAKRSLADPPRQTLALKSCDISTTRPHLLLVGGSDAFARLYDRRMLPPLTSSQKRMSPPPCVNYFCPMHLSDRGRSSLHLTHVAFSPDGDEVLLSYSGEHVYLMDVNCAGGSAMHYTSGDVSQLMSFSPVLGGAELHKPTSDVFPKYLSKRRNAARLDKCRKLVQLAQRSLEEGTNYYYGIELCNEVLDGYGHDIGLALKHECLCTRAGLLLKRKWKNDANMAVRDCYNARRIDSSSFRAHNYMSEALSQLGKHKEALDFARAAQCLAPSSSEVAERVESIKKDLAEAEAERNNKGNDGAPRSEPRGGRVLSLSDILYRAEANSDASQDGPRSEREDSDYDEELELDFETSISGDEDHDAEPNVLHGSLNLRIHRKSDSARENGGANGLCGSPSSSSHNERHQPEAVIDMKQRYLGHCNVGTDIKQASFLGQRGEYVASGSDDGRWFIWEKRTGRLIKMLHGDEAVVNCVQCHPSDCVVATSGIDNTIKIWTPSASVPSIVAGGAAGPETSDFLVAMEGNQRRLCRNREAILPFEILERFRMHEFTEGSLRPFECAQS; via the exons ATGGAGTCTTCTCTGGCTTTTCACGACGGCAATATCTACGATTTTCTTCAGTCTCGGTACCTCGACGTTCGACCT GATGTTAATTCCAGTTTGCATATGCATTCATCATTGGTACGGAGACTTTCTCAAGAAAAAGAATTAGAG GGGCACCAAGGTTGTGTTAATGCAATTGCTTGGAATTCCACAGGAACACTTATGATATCTGGATCAGATGACACACGG ATTAATATTTGGAGCTACTCTGGCAGAAGCCTTCTGCATTCTATAGAGACTGGGCATTGTGCAAACATATTTTGCACAAAATTCATACCAGAAACTTCTGATGAGCTTGTAGTCTCTGGAGCTGGAGATGCAGAA GTTCGGCTGTTTAATTTATCTCGTTTAAATGGGAGAGGAGAGGAGGACAATGCTATTACTCCATCAGCTATGTATCAATGTCACACTAGAAGAGTAAAAAAATTAGCT GTTGAAATTGGAAACCCTAATATGGTATGGAGTGCAAGTGAAGATGGCACTTTGAGGCAGCATGACTTTCGAGAGGGCACTTCTTGTCCTCCTGCTGGATCTTCCCACCAAGAATGTCGCAATGTTTTG CTTGACTTGCGGAGTGGAGCAAAGAGGTCACTAGCTGATCCTCCCAGACAAACCCTTGCTTTAAAATCTTGTGATATCAGTACTACTAGACCTCACTTGCTCCTTGTTGGTGGGAG TGATGCGTTTGCACGTTTATATGATAGAAGGATGCTGCCACCATTGACATCCAGTCAGAAAAGGATGTCACCTCCTCCCTGTGTTAACTATTTTTGTCCAATGCATCTTTCTGACCGT GGACGCTCAAGCTTACATCTAACTCATGTTGCATTTAGTCCAGACGGGGATGAGGTCCTCCTAAGTTATAGTGGGGAGCATGTCTATTTGATGGATGTAAATTGTG CTGGTGGGAGTGCTATGCATTATACTTCAGGAGATGTTTCCCAGCTTATGAGCTTCTCTCCTGTACTCGGTGGAGCAGAACTACATAAACCAACGTCCGATGTCTTCCCAAAGTATCTTTCTAAAAGGAGAAATGCTGCTAGa CTTGACAAGTGCAGAAAACTAGTTCAACTAGCTCAAAGATCCTTAGAGGAGGggacaaattattattatggtaTTGAACTCTGCAATGAAGTTTTGGATGGTTATGGTCATGATATTGGGCTTGCGCTGAAGCATGAATGTCTCTGCACTCGTGCTGGATTATTGCTCAAG CGGAAGTGGAAAAATGATGCTAACATGGCTGTTAGAGACTGCTATAATGCTCGAAGAATTGATAGCTCATCTTTTAGGGCACATAACTACATGTCTGAAGCTTTATCACAG TTGGGCAAACATAAAGAAGCACTCGATTTTGCCCGTGCTGCTCAGTGTTTGGCCCCCTCCAGTTCTGAAGTAGCAGAAAGAGTGGAGAGTATAAAGAAAGATCTTGCTGAAG CTGAAgcagaaagaaataataaggGAAATGATGGAGCACCTAGGTCTGAACCTCGAGGGGGAAGAGTTCTATCATTGAGTGACATACTTTACCGAGCTGAGGCCAATAGTGATGCTTCGCAAGATGGTCCTAGATCTGAAAGAGAAGATTCTGATTACGATGAggaattggagttggattttgAAACGTCAATCTCGGGTGATGAAGATCATGATGCTGAACCCAACGTTTTGCATGGAAGTTTAAATCTGAGAATTCATAGAAAAAGTGATTCAGCTAGAGAAAATGGAGGGGCAAATGGCTTGTGTGGATCACCTTCATCGTCATCTCATAATGAAAGACATCAG CCTGAGGCAGTTATTGACATGAAACAAAGATATCTTGGCCACTGTAATGTTGGAACTGACATAAAGCAAGCTAGTTTTCTTGGTCAAAGAG GTGAATATGTTGCGAGTGGAAGTGATGATGGAAGATGGTTTATCTGGGAAAAGCGAACTGGTAGATTGATAAAAATGCTTCATGGAGATGAAGCTG TTGTCAACTGTGTGCAGTGCCATCCTTCTGATTGTGTTGTGGCAACCAGTGGGATTGATAACACAATAAAG ATTTGGACTCCAAGTGCTTCTGTTCCATCTATTGTAGCTGGTGGAGCAGCAGGACCAGAAACTTCGGACTTTCTGGTTGCCATGGAAGGCAACCAACGCAGATTATGCCGCAATCGTGAAGCTATCCT GCCCTTTGAAATTCTGGAGCGGTTTCGGATGCATGAGTTCACTGAAGGAAGCTTGCGTCCTTTTGAGTGTGCTCAGAGCTAA
- the LOC107411143 gene encoding protein ALTERED SEED GERMINATION 2 isoform X5: MESSLAFHDGNIYDFLQSRYLDVRPDVNSSLHMHSSLVRRLSQEKELEGHQGCVNAIAWNSTGTLMISGSDDTRINIWSYSGRSLLHSIETGHCANIFCTKFIPETSDELVVSGAGDAEVRLFNLSRLNGRGEEDNAITPSAMYQCHTRRVKKLAVEIGNPNMVWSASEDGTLRQHDFREGTSCPPAGSSHQECRNVLLDLRSGAKRSLADPPRQTLALKSCDISTTRPHLLLVGGSDAFARLYDRRMLPPLTSSQKRMSPPPCVNYFCPMHLSDRGRSSLHLTHVAFSPDGDEVLLSYSGEHVYLMDVNCAGGSAMHYTSGDVSQLMSFSPVLGGAELHKPTSDVFPKYLSKRRNAARLDKCRKLVQLAQRSLEEGTNYYYGIELCNEVLDGYGHDIGLALKHECLCTRAGLLLKRKWKNDANMAVRDCYNARRIDSSSFRAHNYMSEALSQLGKHKEALDFARAAQCLAPSSSEVAERVESIKKDLAEAEAERNNKGNDGAPRSEPRGGRVLSLSDILYRAEANSDASQDGPRSEREDSDYDEELELDFETSISGDEDHDAEPNVLHGSLNLRIHRKSDSARENGGANGLCGSPSSSSHNERHQPEAVIDMKQRYLGHCNVGTDIKQASFLGQRGEYVASGSDDGRWFIWEKRTGRLIKMLHGDEAVVNCVQCHPSDCVVATSGIDNTIKLVEQQDQKLRTFWLPWKATNADYAAIVKLSCPLKFWSGFGCMSSLKEACVLLSVLRANQVSTKAC; the protein is encoded by the exons ATGGAGTCTTCTCTGGCTTTTCACGACGGCAATATCTACGATTTTCTTCAGTCTCGGTACCTCGACGTTCGACCT GATGTTAATTCCAGTTTGCATATGCATTCATCATTGGTACGGAGACTTTCTCAAGAAAAAGAATTAGAG GGGCACCAAGGTTGTGTTAATGCAATTGCTTGGAATTCCACAGGAACACTTATGATATCTGGATCAGATGACACACGG ATTAATATTTGGAGCTACTCTGGCAGAAGCCTTCTGCATTCTATAGAGACTGGGCATTGTGCAAACATATTTTGCACAAAATTCATACCAGAAACTTCTGATGAGCTTGTAGTCTCTGGAGCTGGAGATGCAGAA GTTCGGCTGTTTAATTTATCTCGTTTAAATGGGAGAGGAGAGGAGGACAATGCTATTACTCCATCAGCTATGTATCAATGTCACACTAGAAGAGTAAAAAAATTAGCT GTTGAAATTGGAAACCCTAATATGGTATGGAGTGCAAGTGAAGATGGCACTTTGAGGCAGCATGACTTTCGAGAGGGCACTTCTTGTCCTCCTGCTGGATCTTCCCACCAAGAATGTCGCAATGTTTTG CTTGACTTGCGGAGTGGAGCAAAGAGGTCACTAGCTGATCCTCCCAGACAAACCCTTGCTTTAAAATCTTGTGATATCAGTACTACTAGACCTCACTTGCTCCTTGTTGGTGGGAG TGATGCGTTTGCACGTTTATATGATAGAAGGATGCTGCCACCATTGACATCCAGTCAGAAAAGGATGTCACCTCCTCCCTGTGTTAACTATTTTTGTCCAATGCATCTTTCTGACCGT GGACGCTCAAGCTTACATCTAACTCATGTTGCATTTAGTCCAGACGGGGATGAGGTCCTCCTAAGTTATAGTGGGGAGCATGTCTATTTGATGGATGTAAATTGTG CTGGTGGGAGTGCTATGCATTATACTTCAGGAGATGTTTCCCAGCTTATGAGCTTCTCTCCTGTACTCGGTGGAGCAGAACTACATAAACCAACGTCCGATGTCTTCCCAAAGTATCTTTCTAAAAGGAGAAATGCTGCTAGa CTTGACAAGTGCAGAAAACTAGTTCAACTAGCTCAAAGATCCTTAGAGGAGGggacaaattattattatggtaTTGAACTCTGCAATGAAGTTTTGGATGGTTATGGTCATGATATTGGGCTTGCGCTGAAGCATGAATGTCTCTGCACTCGTGCTGGATTATTGCTCAAG CGGAAGTGGAAAAATGATGCTAACATGGCTGTTAGAGACTGCTATAATGCTCGAAGAATTGATAGCTCATCTTTTAGGGCACATAACTACATGTCTGAAGCTTTATCACAG TTGGGCAAACATAAAGAAGCACTCGATTTTGCCCGTGCTGCTCAGTGTTTGGCCCCCTCCAGTTCTGAAGTAGCAGAAAGAGTGGAGAGTATAAAGAAAGATCTTGCTGAAG CTGAAgcagaaagaaataataaggGAAATGATGGAGCACCTAGGTCTGAACCTCGAGGGGGAAGAGTTCTATCATTGAGTGACATACTTTACCGAGCTGAGGCCAATAGTGATGCTTCGCAAGATGGTCCTAGATCTGAAAGAGAAGATTCTGATTACGATGAggaattggagttggattttgAAACGTCAATCTCGGGTGATGAAGATCATGATGCTGAACCCAACGTTTTGCATGGAAGTTTAAATCTGAGAATTCATAGAAAAAGTGATTCAGCTAGAGAAAATGGAGGGGCAAATGGCTTGTGTGGATCACCTTCATCGTCATCTCATAATGAAAGACATCAG CCTGAGGCAGTTATTGACATGAAACAAAGATATCTTGGCCACTGTAATGTTGGAACTGACATAAAGCAAGCTAGTTTTCTTGGTCAAAGAG GTGAATATGTTGCGAGTGGAAGTGATGATGGAAGATGGTTTATCTGGGAAAAGCGAACTGGTAGATTGATAAAAATGCTTCATGGAGATGAAGCTG TTGTCAACTGTGTGCAGTGCCATCCTTCTGATTGTGTTGTGGCAACCAGTGGGATTGATAACACAATAAAG CTGGTGGAGCAGCAGGACCAGAAACTTCGGACTTTCTGGTTGCCATGGAAGGCAACCAACGCAGATTATGCCGCAATCGTGAAGCTATCCT GCCCTTTGAAATTCTGGAGCGGTTTCGGATGCATGAGTTCACTGAAGGAAGCTTGCGTCCTTTTGAGTGTGCTCAGAGCTAATCAGGTTTCTACCAAAGCTTGTTAG